taacaGTCTAGAATCCATCCACAAATAGGCTCCACACTTGTCCTGGGGGCTGTGAGAAGAGAGCGATCCTAAAACCTTCCCACCATCCTATGGCACAGAGGAACAGCTCTAAAAGGTTCCCATGAGTCTCAGACCACCCTGGGTGCTCAATGCAAGTCAGGCACTGTGTTCCATGTTATAAACATCAACTTTTTTAACCCCCATGACAACCTATAAAATACTACTAACAGGCTCATTTTAGaaattagggaggaaaaaaaaaaaagctaccaaAGAGGATAAGGTTCTTGCCTCAGGTCACTACCACAAATGGCCAAACAGTAAAAGGAATTAAACCCACGTGACTCCAAAATCTGAGTGCCTAACTGTTGGGCAACCCTGCCTTTTCAGAAGAAACCTTCTGGCAAAAGATAGAAGGCCTTGCCCTAGGTCCCAGAGGGGACTATGGTGCCCAGGCAGGGATGCAGAGTACGGGGGCTCGCTGGAGAGTGGCCCAGGCTCCATGCCCCTCACCTGCAGCTCATCCAGACTGAATTCACAGTACTCTCGGCGGGTCCCCTTGCCATTGGTCAGGATCCCGCAGCCGCTCATCATGATGGTGCCTAGTGAAAAGGAGACACCCTGGTTAGGGTTTGGGCTTCCTTCACCTCACCGACCCCAGGCCCATACCCCGACCCTGCCAGGGGCTGGTACCTGACTGCAGGTTGGTCATGGTCGCTGGGTACTCTAAATTGTTGGGGTTGTGGGTGGTGACACCAATCTCAATGGAGCCCGACCACTTATCTACGAGCTTGTCGATGCGGATCTTGGGTAGAGTGATAGcagaagggagaggcagggaatGTAAATGCAGAGAAAGGACCCTCAGCCCTTGGTTCTTCCCCAGGCCCTACCCTTCCAGCGTCAGGAATCAAGCCCCATCTTTAGCTCCCAGCAGGTGAGGTGCCAGCCAGACCCCAGGATCCTGCACACCTCAAACATCTCATTGTCCCGGAGCGGGCGGTTGGTCATGACAACCCCATTGTTGAATTCATCCAGGGGCCGGCGGCGCTCAGCTGTCTTATTATTGTTGCTGAGTTTGATGAGGGTTCCACACTTCTCATGAAAGAGCAGCGCGTCGTTGGAAGTGAGGATGGGAGAGGTGGCAGCACTGCTAGaccccagcccttcccctgcCGGTGGGGAGCTCAGGTTCACATTTAGGAGTCCCCCATTGTAGGCAGACAGGATGGCGTTGCTCACCACCTCAGAGAGCTCCATGCTGGCAAAGTCTACAGCAGCAGGATGGAGAAAAGAAGCTGAAATAAGCCTCTACATCCGCAGGCTTGCCCCTCTTTCCCTACCCCTCTCCTGAGACCCCTCCCTTGTCCACCTCATATCCCGCTCCCCTTCCCAGGGCCTACCCATAGCCCTCACCATTATGCGACTCAAGGCTGTTAGGAAACGTCTCTGGCCGGGCCTGCGCTGGGGACACCATGAAGGCTGGGGACCAGGTAGGATGGGAGGGAAATAAGGGTTCAGCCCCTGCTGCAGGGCCCACAGCCAGGAGACCCCCTCCTCTAGCCCCTGCTCTCCCCTTCAACAGACTCTGGGGTCTGAGTGCCCCTGCCCACACCCAGCCTCACTTGTCACTACATTTCCCCCATTCCTTCAGCCattccctccaccccactcctCCACTACTGCTGTAGCTGTGTTCTCACCTTCATCTCCAGAGGTCCCTTGTTCAGCCAAGGCAGAATCTTCCGGGGGGGCAGAGGGCTCGAGGGGAGGTGTGGAGATGGGAGTAGGGGGGCTGAAGCCTGGCTCAGGGGGTAGCACGGTGATCTGAGTGCACTTGCCATAAAGGTCCACAACAGCCCAGACACGAGTGGGCAGGCCCGTGGCAGCCACACCACAATCCCGCCCATTCACCCAGAGCCGCAGCTCCCCAGCTACTGTGCGCTCCACGCCCACACGGTCCCCTTCGCCAAGCTGGTCTAGGTCCTGACCATACTCCTCCAGCACAGAACGTCCATCCCTCAGCACCGAGCAGCCCGACACTACCCATGAGCCCCCCTTTAGTCCCGTAGCGCTGCTTGGGAAGTCCAGCACACTGGGATCCAGTGCCGTCACCCCAATCTCAATGGAGCCACTCCAGGAGTTGACCTGTGATGAGAGTGGTGAACAGAGACTCAGGATGGGCCACGAATGGGTCTCCCACCACTAGGAAACATTTCAGAGGCCGTTGCATCTCCCTGTTCCCACCTCTCAGACAGCTGAGTGGCTTTTCTGTCTTGAGACATGAGACACTAATCCAGAAATGCAGTCCCATAAGTAACTTTCTCGACTCTGGCTCAGGGATTGTTGGGCCCGCTCTCCCTTAGCAACTCTGCTCTGTACTCTGGGCGCTCAGTGTCTACAACACCACTACTTTCCCCACCATGCTGGCTAAATTCCCTGGTTCCAACCCCCTGCCCTAACTTCCCTGGTCTCTGTGGCTCCTCAACCACTCAAATTCACAGCTCTCCATGCCCATATATATCCCTGGTTCTTATATATCATTCTCTTCCCCCAGTCTAATTCTCTTCTAGGCTCTGGCTCCACTCACACTCACTGCCTTCCCAAATTCCCCCTCTGGGCGCCAGCCCTCTTCAATAAGTCGCACACAAGTATACACAACTCcctctctctgactttctcttctcACCCATCCTTCCAGTCCAACCCATGAGTTTGTCCTTTAACGGTTTGTTCTTTCCttggttctctctcttctcctcccatcACTCTCTGCCatctctccatcctccatctcccAGAAATTGTTCGAAGAGGTCTGTTCCCTAGTCATTCTAGCGGGTGAGGCCCTGCGTCCCTTCCCTGCTCCTGGGTCTTGAAGAAATTCAAGCTCTCCTTGTGTCCTTCGCCTTCAGGCTGAATGTTTCTACTTCAGGCTCCTTTCCTGCCCGTCACCTGGTGTCCTAAGGTCTGTCGGTTCCCTCTCCGCACCCAGAGATATGGGCTACCCTGGCTGTCCGACCCCATCTCCCTCTcgtcccctcccaccaccctccaCATCTCGGTTCCGCGGCCCCAGCTTCGCACCTTGCGGTCGATGCGGACGGTGAAGACGCGTCCATCACGCAAGGGTTCTCTGCTCAACACGAGCCCGTGGTTAAACTCCTGGCCCGGCTGCTGCCGCCGCGCTATACGCCCACAGGCCGACAGGCTCACCAAGCGCCCAGTGCGCGGGTGCAGTTCCCCGCCGCTGCCTAGACCCCCGCCGGACCCCGGTCCTGGGCCACTCCCGCcggggcccccacccccacccggccCCGGCCCGGGGCCTCCCCCAGAGCCCCCACTCCCACCCGACCCCGCCGCCATCGCCGCTGACACCGGGGCCGCGCGACAGCCGCACTTGGCGGCACCGTGGCAACCGCGGTGCACAGACACCCTGAGGGACTAGgaccaggggctggggccagaTATGCTTTACGGCACTGCCGGGCAATGAAGCATCCCGGGCTAGGGAGCTAAGTCTACCACGGTGGGAACAGAAGGACGACGGGGTCGGAAGGTTTGCTTTACGACACGCAGAGGTGACGGAGTGACTCCGAGAAGGGTGAAGATTTGGGCAGGGAGCTTTTGCGACAGTGGAAGAAGCAACTGCCGCAGACATCTTTACGACGGAGGAGGCGCTGGAGCCCCAACACTTTCGGCTTTGCGACAGCGGCACCGACGACCCCGCCCTCGTCAAGGCAGGCGACACCTTGCAGTGTTCGCTTTACGGCAAGAGGAGGAGGTGTCTTCCTTTCGCGCTATCCTCTTGAAAGTGGTGTGAGCCGGGTCTGGAGGACCCAGAGGAGGGAACTGgttgttttataaatgaaaatctcTGCCCTCCACACCGCTGAGACCGAATATGTCTTACGACAGTGTCGCAATCACTCCATTTTGTATCACCTCTCGTGATAGGCAAAGCGGGCCgacttttggaggaaaaaaggtTCGCGATGTTTCTATTCAAGTCCACCTTGAACTCCAATCCAACCAAACTCTTAGATTTTAAAGCCACGAATAAAGAGTCCAAAGAAACCCCGGAAGGCAGCTTCACGCAACGACGCTGACGGTCCCAAAAGACCCCCCACAGCTAATAGTaaagccccagcccagccctccgaTGCTCGCGCTAAGGCTGGAGGACTGTGACGTCACAATTAAGTCTTCTCTACCCTGGACCAGGACCCCTGACTATGATTGGATAATTCCGATAAGGGCGGTGATGGGGGAGAAGGGCGGGAATAAATCCCACAGACAAAGAAAAGTCTTTGGGTGGGACAGAAAGGGAGGGGCTCCCAGCCTGAGGTCCCTATATAGATAGAGTCTTGATTCCGCCCTCCGCGGCGCCAGAGAACAGAGGGGGAGGGGACCAGGTCCTCAGCCCAAGCTGCCCCGCCCGCCGCGGTGGGGGCGGGGCCCCAGGGGGCGGGGCTATGCGGAGTAGGGAGGCAGGGCGGGGTAGCTGAGAGTGGCCCCCTGGTGGGGCCATGGAGAAGCAGAACTCTCTGGGGGCTGCTGGCTACCTCAACGGGGAATCCCCTGGAGGTGCAACCAGGGGAGTGCGAGGAGGCATCAGAGGAGTAGAGGCAGGCGCCAGGCCGCCCTCCGGAGTAGTCTTGTGTCACGGTTCTGGGCACCCCCCTCACTCCGGGGGAGTCGTAATTCACAGTCCTGGTTCTAGCCGGTCCTCCGGGGGGGCAGCGATCCTCGGTTCTGGGCCCAACCAGTACCCTGGGGAGGTTGCGGGCCACAGCCATGTGTCTGGCACATACGCTGGTGGATTTAATCCCCCCTTTCCTGGAACCACAGTATCCGGGACGTCCAGCCTTGGGTCCGGTGGGTCTGGGGTGTGCCACTCGGGAAGCAGTTCGCGCCCTGGGTCAACTTTCTTGCACCCCCACAAACCTTGTGAGGACCGGCCCCGGGGCATCCTAAAAAACTGCAGCTCCATCTTGATGCAGAAATCCCCCAGTGTGGAGAAGTAAGAAGCCCAGCTCAGTGGGCACGCTGCTCGGAGCCGGGAGGGAGGGGTTCCAGACACTGGAGGGGGCGGAGCCAGAAGGGAATGGGCAGTGTCCTGAGAACTTGAGAGTAGGTGAGGGTGATTGGGTGGGAAATTTGTTTCCCGGCCTTTGGGGGAGAGCAGTAGGTACCCGACAGACCCTGGCCACGTAGTAACTGATTATCATTAGGTGTGATCCTATCCCCAGCCTCCTACTCCTCTGGAACTACAAAGAGGGTACAAGAAAAAggttttgaatgaaaaaatgaggGAGGTCTGTAAGGAAGAGGTCACCAGGTTTCCTTCCGTTTTTTGTgtgtccttcccccaccccaggaaaAAGTCTCAGCGCTGGGATGAAATGAATATCCTGGCCACCTACCACCCTGCTGACAAGGACTACGGATTTATGAAGGTGGATGAGCCCAGCACTCCCTACCACAGGTGCTGAGCCCTCAGTCTGGGCCCTTCAGCCCAGACTCTTCCCTATTCAAAGGAAGAGacgtggggaggaggcagagaggcctcagggacTGGATATTGCCTGATGcctccctctcagcactgcttcctccttcctctgcaggCTGCAGGACAACAATGAGGACCTGCTTGAGGGTTCCTCCCACACAGTGACTCCAGAGGAGCTAGCAGAGAGGTGAGAGTCCTGCCAGAGCTCAGTAGGGGTGTGGgacctcttcctccctccacctctggaCTCTGGGGTCTGAGCCAGCTCTGCTTTTTGGCCCCTAAAATGGGAGGTACTACAATTCCCATCAGAACTGACCAAGGCCAAGGTGGGGGAGTCAGCCAGCTTCGCCCTATCTACCACCTGCCCCCATTGTTGTTCTCGCCCTTCAGTGCCCCCAACTAGTCTCCCTCCCCTTCAGGTTTGCAACAATGGACAATTTCTGCCCCAAGGTCCTCCAGTACAGTGATAATAGAAGCTTAGGGTCCTCAGACAACTTTTCCAAGACATGTGAGATGAGGGTCGGGGATTGAATGAAAAGGGGAGGTGGAGTGAACTTTCAGCGAGAGCTTGGAGGGAAAACCAAGCTCTTACACTGGCCCACAGACTCCAGTGATTTTGAGAAGCGCCGCAAGACACACTACAATGAAGGAAAGTTCCTCAAGACTCAGAAAAACCTACCCTTGGATAATAAGAAGAACAGCAATGGGGGTAGTGTCAGTATGGGCAGTGGCAGTCGAGGTGTGATGCTGAACCCAGAGCCCAGGCCTGTGGAGAGAAGCTGGGCAGGAGGACTGGCCAGAGGAGTCAAAGTTGAGACTGACCTGGTGACCCGGAACCACATCCTAGAAGCCAAGGGTTAGCTATGGCGGGGCCCCAGGGACACGGGGGAATTGTTGTTCAGAGCCTTCTCCACTATAGCCTGTTTTCCTCAGTGGGCGTCTGCCTAGGGTCCTGCCTAAGAGGGAGGTAATGCTGGATGGTGACCCCAGGGAAGACAGAGTCCCGCTGGGGTGGGATCCCCATCAGGATAGTCCCCAAGGAAGGCTGGCTGGTAAGGAGGAACAGAAAGCCCAAGAGAACGGTGGGGTATGGAGAGGTTACTGAGGTTTTCTAAAATGGAAGGAGGTAATAGAAGTGAGATGAGAACCTGGGGCTTCAGCTTCTCCCCTGTGGTGGGGGGCCACAATGGATACCTGAGGGGCCTGAGACTGAGATTGACTTGGGTGACTCCTCAGATCCCCCTACCTTAAGAAATCAGTTCCCAGCTCCCGTCACCATCATGTTGGAGCAGGAAATTGATCTGCAACGCAAGGAGTATTATAGCAAAGGAAGATACCTGAGGCGCTCTCCCCACCCAGAGCTTGAGGAGGACCCAGAAGTTGAGCAGGAG
The sequence above is drawn from the Equus przewalskii isolate Varuska chromosome 10, EquPr2, whole genome shotgun sequence genome and encodes:
- the LOC103557732 gene encoding protein phosphatase inhibitor 2 family member C-like isoform X2 — its product is MNILATYHPADKDYGFMKVDEPSTPYHRLQDNNEDLLEGSSHTVTPEELAERFATMDNFCPKVLQYSDNRSLGSSDNFSKTYSSDFEKRRKTHYNEGKFLKTQKNLPLDNKKNSNGGSVSMGSGSRGVMLNPEPRPVERSWAGGLARGVKVETDLVTRNHILEAKDPPTLRNQFPAPVTIMLEQEIDLQRKEYYSKGRYLRRSPHPELEEDPEVEQEDGSTSLNWMIENPISTEVRLLDHIGSPFQDPKATENSLTVTPSQPDATLQLQWTQEEEARQWKM
- the LOC103557732 gene encoding uncharacterized protein isoform X1, which produces MEKQNSLGAAGYLNGESPGGATRGVRGGIRGVEAGARPPSGVVLCHGSGHPPHSGGVVIHSPGSSRSSGGAAILGSGPNQYPGEVAGHSHVSGTYAGGFNPPFPGTTVSGTSSLGSGGSGVCHSGSSSRPGSTFLHPHKPCEDRPRGILKNCSSILMQKSPSVEKKKSQRWDEMNILATYHPADKDYGFMKVDEPSTPYHRLQDNNEDLLEGSSHTVTPEELAERFATMDNFCPKVLQYSDNRSLGSSDNFSKTYSSDFEKRRKTHYNEGKFLKTQKNLPLDNKKNSNGGSVSMGSGSRGVMLNPEPRPVERSWAGGLARGVKVETDLVTRNHILEAKDPPTLRNQFPAPVTIMLEQEIDLQRKEYYSKGRYLRRSPHPELEEDPEVEQEDGSTSLNWMIENPISTEVRLLDHIGSPFQDPKATENSLTVTPSQPDATLQLQWTQEEEARQWKM